The Desulfovibrio subterraneus genome has a window encoding:
- the rpsO gene encoding 30S ribosomal protein S15, producing the protein MVMTPEQKKAIIEEHAQHEGDTGSPEVQIALLTARILYLTDHFKDHKKDFHSRTGLLKLVGQRRKLLKYLASKDVQRYRELIKKLGLRK; encoded by the coding sequence GTGGTAATGACGCCTGAACAGAAGAAGGCCATTATTGAGGAACACGCCCAGCACGAAGGCGATACCGGTTCCCCTGAAGTACAGATCGCGCTGCTGACCGCACGCATCCTGTACCTTACTGATCACTTCAAGGATCACAAGAAAGACTTCCACTCCCGTACCGGCTTGCTGAAGCTGGTCGGCCAGCGCCGCAAGCTGCTGAAGTACCTTGCAAGCAAGGACGTTCAGCGCTACCGCGAACTGATCAAAAAGCTCGGCCTCCGGAAGTAG
- the truB gene encoding tRNA pseudouridine(55) synthase TruB yields the protein MSEQYPAQQDGVLVVYKPKGPSSGTCIGKIKRLGQKKIGHAGTLDPMAQGVLIVLLGQGTKLSGHLMSGGAKVYSGTIKLGETTDTWDAEGEIVATAPWDHITEADVLTEVGNWLGESEQEVPSYSAAKHNGQALYKLARQGKETPVKTKTINISHAEVLSFELPYVRFRVRCTSGTYIRSLAHSLGLRLRCGAVLTELIREYSHPFSMDEAHTLDAILEAPHTLPEKVIPLEKALPEWPKIVLDEEMAKNVRNGMSVPYNPETIANMPFAVGISAMLLGPDHTPLALAETQIVQRQPAWTIVRGLWQ from the coding sequence ATGTCAGAGCAATATCCAGCACAGCAGGATGGTGTGCTGGTCGTTTACAAGCCCAAGGGGCCCTCTTCGGGTACCTGCATAGGCAAGATTAAACGACTGGGACAAAAGAAAATAGGTCACGCCGGCACCCTGGACCCCATGGCTCAGGGTGTGCTTATCGTATTGCTGGGACAGGGCACCAAACTGTCCGGCCATCTGATGTCCGGTGGCGCCAAGGTTTACTCCGGCACCATCAAACTGGGCGAGACCACTGATACCTGGGATGCGGAAGGCGAAATAGTTGCCACCGCCCCGTGGGACCATATCACCGAAGCAGACGTGCTCACTGAAGTGGGCAACTGGCTCGGCGAAAGCGAACAGGAAGTTCCCTCCTACTCTGCTGCCAAGCACAACGGGCAGGCGCTCTACAAGCTGGCGCGACAGGGGAAGGAGACTCCGGTCAAGACAAAGACCATCAATATTTCGCATGCGGAAGTTCTGTCGTTTGAACTGCCGTATGTGCGATTCCGGGTGCGTTGCACCTCCGGTACCTACATTCGATCCCTGGCCCACAGCCTGGGGTTGCGATTGCGGTGCGGGGCGGTGCTTACAGAGCTCATCCGGGAATATAGCCACCCGTTCTCGATGGACGAGGCACACACGCTAGACGCGATACTCGAAGCGCCGCACACCCTGCCCGAAAAGGTCATCCCGCTGGAAAAAGCCCTGCCGGAATGGCCCAAGATCGTCCTTGACGAAGAAATGGCAAAGAATGTGCGAAACGGGATGTCGGTTCCCTACAATCCGGAAACCATTGCCAATATGCCCTTTGCCGTAGGGATTTCCGCAATGCTTCTCGGACCGGACCACACTCCTCTGGCGCTTGCCGAGACGCAGATAGTGCAACGGCAGCCCGCCTGGACCATCGTTCGCGGATTGTGGCAGTAA
- a CDS encoding DHH family phosphoesterase has translation MQEVIANIAQILKEEDDFLVTAHVNPDGDAIGSMSALSWLLSRMGKRVAAYNESGVPRYLNWLEFPCEVYTDLGDLPFAPRRIIVLDSGSAERAGEAMQRFMQGVPSICMDHHLRTPEFADVNWIDPEFAAVGEMLAILADRLAIMLTGPLGEAIYLAIGSDTGNFTYGNTTPRTLEIAAEVLRRGLDLESFTARSEATWSLNRIHLWGRLFDNVHLALDDQVAYMTLPDSLFTETGTTMEDSEGIVNFLRRIYGVKVAMTLRDLGPDKCKISLRTHGVLNVQEVAAIFGGGGHRNAAGATLNMPMPKAVEAVIAILAEKLALDGKQA, from the coding sequence ATGCAGGAAGTTATTGCCAATATTGCCCAGATACTCAAGGAAGAAGACGACTTTCTCGTCACAGCCCATGTGAATCCCGACGGCGACGCCATCGGCTCCATGAGCGCGCTCTCGTGGCTGCTTTCCCGCATGGGGAAAAGAGTGGCCGCCTACAATGAATCCGGCGTACCCCGCTATCTGAACTGGCTCGAATTTCCCTGCGAGGTTTATACCGATCTTGGCGACCTGCCCTTTGCCCCCCGCCGTATCATCGTGCTTGATTCCGGTTCGGCAGAGCGCGCCGGAGAAGCCATGCAGCGTTTCATGCAGGGCGTACCCAGCATCTGCATGGACCATCATCTGCGCACTCCCGAATTTGCCGATGTGAACTGGATTGATCCCGAGTTCGCAGCCGTTGGCGAAATGCTCGCCATACTTGCTGACCGGCTTGCCATCATGCTCACCGGCCCGCTCGGCGAAGCCATCTATCTTGCCATCGGCTCGGATACCGGAAATTTCACCTACGGCAACACCACGCCCCGCACCCTTGAAATTGCAGCTGAGGTGCTGCGCAGGGGACTCGACCTCGAATCCTTTACCGCGCGCTCCGAGGCGACATGGTCGCTTAACCGCATCCACCTGTGGGGCAGGCTCTTTGATAATGTTCACCTCGCCCTTGACGATCAAGTGGCATACATGACATTGCCGGATTCCCTCTTTACAGAGACCGGAACCACCATGGAAGATTCCGAAGGAATCGTGAATTTCCTGCGCCGCATTTACGGCGTCAAGGTCGCCATGACCCTGCGTGATCTCGGACCCGACAAATGCAAGATAAGCCTTCGCACACACGGCGTGTTGAACGTGCAGGAAGTGGCAGCCATATTCGGCGGAGGCGGACACAGAAACGCCGCCGGAGCAACATTGAACATGCCCATGCCGAAAGCCGTGGAAGCAGTTATCGCCATCCTTGCCGAGAAGTTGGCACTGGACGGAAAACAGGCTTAA
- a CDS encoding DUF503 domain-containing protein, protein MVIGVLSVEYWLHGNDSLKGKRRIANSLKQKVRNQFNVSIAEVGSEDSLSRLKLKIVSVSNSERHLQSRLTKCLSMMEAACSEEMVYSDMEFFGVE, encoded by the coding sequence ATGGTAATAGGCGTTCTTTCCGTGGAATATTGGCTGCACGGCAATGATTCCCTCAAGGGAAAGAGACGCATAGCCAACAGCCTGAAGCAGAAAGTGCGCAACCAGTTCAATGTTTCCATTGCCGAAGTGGGTTCCGAGGACTCCCTGAGCCGTCTGAAGTTGAAGATTGTTTCAGTCAGCAACAGCGAGCGGCATCTTCAGAGCAGGCTCACCAAATGCCTGAGCATGATGGAAGCTGCCTGTTCCGAGGAAATGGTTTACAGCGACATGGAATTTTTCGGTGTAGAATAG
- the infB gene encoding translation initiation factor IF-2 encodes MSDEKTKVKDLSADLGVSVKDLMTMLRELGIPAKSAMSALNTEDIPRIKDRAKNGPSQREVLRKETASGVIVRRRQSTEQGGSRPARTPKPADTPARIVRPEAASAPMADAPKARIIKPADAAAPKAPETPSVRIIKPASDGTAEAPQQSAPARAATAPAERSAAAEPVETKAAEQAQPEKAASAPAARPAAPAQVKPDAEVRPAGADDADGDDEAARRKKKKKPKKREEFTAPQVRIISLPDPEAAKPQPPAERTERVERTFDNRPGNRPGGDNRGGDNRGGDRGGYRGPRDGQFRPGGAPRPDGQFRPGGAPRPGGAPRPDNRDDKDARGPQRPAGQRPAGGGAPRPGGGFQRPATDIPTPGTDESRKRHAKAKRTVDFGTRTDGGEDFGKKGTRGAKKGIKDQAMGGSDEWVRGRKPKRGKRKDMSGSTQPLKAAKRKIKVDEAIRVSDMAHQMGVKGSEVIKVLMQLGVFATINQSLDIETATLVCAEFDYEVEKVGFSEQELLLPRAQDADTEENLRPRPPVVTIMGHVDHGKTSLLDAIRKSTITSGEAGGITQHIGAYHVTTKRGELCFLDTPGHEAFTAMRARGAKVTDIVILVVAADDGVMEQTREAISHAKAAEVPIVVAVNKIDKESANPERVMRELSEQGLVAEDWGGDTIFAKVSAKTREGLDDLLELLALQSEILELRANPDKLARGHIVEAKLDKGRGAVATVLVQEGTLKQGDVFVCGSFSGRVRAMFDDQGKKVTSAGPSTPVEVQGFDGVPEAGEEFVALEDEKVARRIAEQRAVKTRERTLARESKVTLETFLSRRPDAQEAQTLNVILKADVQGSVEAIIEALRKQATEKVKVDVIHSGAGSITESDILLASASDAVIIGFNVRPTVKVKEVADREGVDIRFYDIIYKLVEEIKAAMAGMLAPVVKEVYLGQAEVRETFSVPKVGIIAGCIVEDGKILRNAGVRLLRNGVVIYTGKISSLRRFKDDMKEVAKGYECGIGLENFNDIKTGDAIEAFDTVEEAATL; translated from the coding sequence ATGAGTGACGAAAAGACTAAAGTAAAAGATTTATCCGCTGATCTTGGCGTATCCGTCAAGGATCTCATGACTATGCTCAGGGAACTCGGCATTCCTGCCAAGAGTGCCATGAGCGCACTGAACACGGAAGACATTCCGCGCATCAAGGACCGCGCCAAGAACGGACCTTCGCAGCGTGAAGTGCTGCGTAAGGAAACCGCTTCCGGCGTTATCGTGCGTCGTCGTCAGAGCACCGAACAGGGTGGCTCCAGACCCGCGCGCACCCCAAAGCCTGCTGACACTCCGGCCCGCATAGTGCGTCCCGAAGCTGCCTCCGCCCCCATGGCGGATGCACCCAAGGCACGCATCATCAAACCTGCGGACGCGGCAGCACCCAAGGCTCCTGAAACGCCTTCGGTCCGCATTATCAAGCCCGCAAGCGATGGGACCGCTGAAGCCCCCCAGCAGTCCGCACCGGCACGGGCGGCAACCGCTCCCGCCGAGCGTTCCGCAGCTGCAGAGCCCGTGGAGACCAAAGCCGCCGAGCAGGCGCAGCCTGAAAAGGCCGCATCCGCTCCGGCTGCACGTCCCGCCGCACCCGCTCAGGTCAAGCCCGATGCTGAAGTGCGCCCCGCAGGTGCAGACGATGCAGACGGTGACGACGAAGCTGCGCGCAGAAAGAAAAAGAAGAAGCCGAAGAAGCGTGAAGAATTTACAGCGCCTCAGGTACGCATCATCTCCCTGCCCGATCCCGAAGCGGCAAAACCGCAGCCCCCGGCAGAACGCACGGAACGTGTTGAACGTACGTTCGACAACCGTCCCGGCAACCGCCCCGGCGGCGACAACCGTGGCGGCGACAATCGCGGTGGAGATCGTGGTGGGTATCGTGGACCGCGTGACGGCCAGTTCCGCCCCGGCGGCGCTCCCCGTCCTGACGGCCAGTTCCGTCCCGGTGGCGCTCCCCGTCCCGGCGGTGCTCCGCGTCCCGACAACCGTGACGACAAGGACGCCCGCGGTCCTCAGCGTCCCGCAGGTCAGCGGCCTGCTGGTGGTGGTGCTCCCCGTCCCGGCGGCGGATTCCAGCGCCCCGCAACCGACATTCCTACTCCCGGTACGGACGAATCCCGCAAGCGTCACGCCAAGGCGAAGCGCACTGTCGATTTCGGCACGCGCACCGATGGCGGCGAAGACTTCGGCAAGAAGGGTACCCGCGGCGCCAAGAAGGGCATCAAGGATCAGGCCATGGGCGGGTCCGATGAGTGGGTACGCGGTCGCAAGCCCAAGCGCGGCAAGCGCAAGGATATGTCCGGTTCCACCCAGCCCCTGAAGGCTGCAAAGCGCAAGATCAAGGTTGATGAAGCCATTCGCGTATCCGACATGGCCCACCAGATGGGCGTGAAGGGTTCCGAGGTCATCAAGGTTCTGATGCAGCTCGGCGTTTTCGCCACCATCAACCAGTCCCTTGATATTGAAACCGCAACCCTCGTATGCGCCGAATTCGACTACGAAGTGGAAAAGGTGGGCTTCTCCGAACAGGAACTCCTGCTGCCCCGTGCACAGGACGCTGATACCGAAGAGAACCTGCGCCCCCGTCCGCCCGTTGTTACCATCATGGGTCACGTTGACCATGGTAAAACCTCGCTGCTCGACGCCATCCGCAAGTCCACCATCACTTCCGGTGAAGCAGGCGGCATCACGCAGCACATCGGTGCATACCATGTGACCACCAAGCGCGGCGAACTGTGCTTCCTCGACACCCCCGGCCACGAAGCGTTTACCGCCATGCGTGCCCGCGGTGCCAAGGTGACGGACATCGTCATTCTCGTGGTTGCAGCCGACGACGGCGTGATGGAGCAGACCCGTGAAGCTATCAGCCACGCCAAGGCAGCTGAAGTGCCGATCGTGGTTGCCGTGAACAAGATCGACAAGGAAAGCGCCAACCCCGAACGCGTTATGCGCGAGCTCTCCGAACAGGGCCTCGTGGCTGAAGATTGGGGCGGCGATACCATTTTCGCCAAGGTTTCCGCGAAGACTCGCGAAGGCCTCGACGATCTGCTCGAACTGCTGGCACTGCAGTCCGAAATTCTCGAACTGCGCGCCAACCCCGACAAGCTTGCACGCGGCCACATCGTGGAAGCCAAGCTCGACAAGGGTCGCGGCGCCGTGGCTACCGTACTCGTGCAGGAAGGTACCCTCAAGCAGGGCGACGTGTTCGTCTGCGGTTCCTTCTCCGGCCGTGTACGCGCCATGTTCGACGATCAGGGCAAGAAGGTCACCTCTGCCGGTCCTTCCACTCCTGTGGAAGTGCAGGGCTTTGACGGTGTGCCGGAAGCCGGTGAAGAGTTCGTGGCTCTGGAAGATGAAAAGGTCGCACGCCGCATTGCGGAACAGCGCGCCGTAAAGACTCGCGAGCGCACCCTTGCCCGCGAATCCAAGGTAACGCTGGAAACCTTCCTGTCCCGTCGTCCCGACGCGCAGGAAGCTCAGACCCTCAATGTCATCCTCAAGGCCGACGTGCAGGGTTCCGTGGAAGCCATCATCGAGGCACTGCGCAAGCAGGCAACCGAGAAGGTCAAGGTGGATGTCATCCACAGCGGCGCCGGTTCCATCACGGAATCCGACATCCTGCTGGCATCCGCGTCCGACGCCGTCATCATCGGCTTCAACGTCCGCCCCACCGTCAAGGTGAAGGAAGTTGCAGACCGTGAAGGTGTGGACATCCGCTTCTACGACATTATCTACAAGCTCGTTGAAGAGATCAAAGCCGCCATGGCGGGCATGCTCGCCCCGGTGGTCAAGGAAGTGTACCTCGGTCAGGCCGAAGTGCGCGAAACCTTCAGCGTTCCCAAGGTCGGCATCATCGCCGGCTGTATCGTGGAAGACGGCAAGATCCTGCGCAACGCCGGCGTACGCCTGCTGCGCAACGGTGTGGTTATCTACACCGGCAAGATCTCGTCCCTGCGACGGTTCAAGGACGACATGAAGGAAGTGGCCAAGGGCTACGAATGCGGTATCGGTCTTGAGAACTTCAATGACATCAAGACTGGCGACGCCATCGAAGCCTTCGACACTGTCGAAGAAGCCGCCACTCTCTAA
- a CDS encoding YlxR family protein has product MADTIRKAHAPTRMCVICRSKHAKGELLRYVCPSAGNNDTALVFDEKQVLPGRGYYICSNPECAQRLARFKVRRK; this is encoded by the coding sequence ATGGCTGATACTATCCGGAAAGCACATGCGCCTACGCGCATGTGCGTAATATGCAGAAGCAAACACGCCAAGGGCGAGCTTCTGCGATACGTCTGCCCCTCGGCGGGGAATAATGATACAGCACTTGTCTTCGATGAGAAGCAGGTGCTCCCGGGCCGGGGTTATTACATCTGCAGCAATCCTGAGTGCGCACAAAGACTGGCGCGATTCAAGGTTCGGCGGAAGTAA
- the nusA gene encoding transcription termination factor NusA, with product MSMELKKAIDQISKDRGLDREMLIDTLEEAVRTSVVRKFGDDLDVEVSFNEETGEIEVFQFKIVTKEVENEVTQISLEEAREHDPSVQLDDEMGFRLKVEDLGRIAAQSAKQVIIQRMRDAEQEIIYDEFKDRLGDIISGIVQRRDKSGWIINLGRTEALLPKDEQIPREHYKRGDRVQALIIEVRKEGRGPQVIVSRSHPDYMSALFKREVPEVDDNTVVIMNVARDPGSRAKAAVMSRDRDVDPVGACVGIRGSRIQNIVQELRGERIDIVVWSADVATYARNALSPATISRIIVDEDENMLEVVVPDDQLTNAIGRKGQNVKLASKLLGWKIDIFTESRYNEANAIGKGLEQLASVAEVPLEVFVEAGFQTIESLRNATDEELESVPGLTASKISDLRTAINFLSSAVGDTSDEHPAHAEEEEVAPEGNVDGEETE from the coding sequence ATGAGCATGGAACTCAAAAAAGCCATTGACCAGATCAGCAAAGACAGAGGTCTTGATCGTGAAATGCTGATCGATACGCTGGAAGAAGCGGTACGCACCTCTGTGGTACGCAAGTTTGGCGATGATCTGGACGTGGAAGTGAGCTTCAACGAGGAAACCGGCGAGATCGAGGTTTTCCAGTTCAAGATCGTGACCAAGGAAGTCGAGAACGAGGTAACCCAGATTTCTCTCGAAGAAGCCCGGGAGCACGACCCCTCCGTACAGCTTGACGACGAAATGGGCTTCCGCCTCAAAGTGGAAGACCTGGGCCGCATCGCTGCCCAGTCCGCCAAGCAGGTGATTATCCAGCGCATGCGTGATGCTGAGCAGGAAATCATCTATGACGAATTCAAAGATCGCCTCGGCGATATCATCAGCGGCATTGTGCAGCGTCGCGACAAGTCCGGTTGGATCATCAACCTCGGCCGCACGGAAGCCCTGCTTCCCAAGGACGAGCAGATCCCCCGCGAACACTACAAGCGCGGCGACCGCGTTCAGGCCCTGATTATCGAAGTGCGCAAGGAAGGACGGGGCCCGCAGGTCATCGTCTCCCGCTCGCACCCCGACTACATGTCTGCCCTGTTCAAGCGCGAAGTGCCTGAAGTGGACGACAACACTGTGGTCATCATGAACGTTGCCCGCGATCCCGGCAGCCGCGCCAAGGCCGCTGTCATGTCCCGTGACCGTGATGTAGATCCGGTGGGCGCATGTGTCGGTATCCGCGGTTCGCGCATCCAGAACATCGTTCAGGAACTGCGCGGCGAACGCATCGACATCGTCGTGTGGAGCGCTGACGTGGCAACGTACGCCCGCAACGCCCTGTCTCCGGCAACCATCAGCCGCATCATCGTTGATGAGGATGAGAACATGCTGGAAGTGGTGGTGCCGGACGATCAGCTCACCAACGCGATCGGCCGCAAGGGCCAGAACGTGAAGCTTGCTTCCAAGCTTCTGGGCTGGAAAATAGATATCTTTACTGAAAGCCGCTATAATGAGGCCAATGCCATCGGCAAGGGTCTTGAACAGCTTGCCAGCGTGGCTGAAGTGCCGCTGGAAGTGTTTGTTGAAGCCGGCTTCCAGACCATTGAAAGCCTGCGCAACGCTACCGATGAAGAATTGGAAAGCGTGCCGGGCCTTACCGCCTCCAAGATCTCGGACCTGCGGACCGCGATCAACTTCCTGTCTTCCGCCGTCGGAGACACGAGCGATGAGCACCCTGCTCATGCCGAGGAAGAAGAGGTTGCGCCGGAAGGTAACGTGGACGGAGAGGAAACGGAATAA
- a CDS encoding ribosome maturation factor, whose amino-acid sequence MSGSTRHSRILAIVEPIVESMNLTLWGLELGAGPRLVVRIYVEGPEGVNIDQCADISRHTGLALEVEDIISGAYILEVSSPGLERPFFSAAQMAAYVGSPVVVVLREPHGEFSGRRKFPGTLQGVNGEDVTLSLPEEEGVLTVHWNDIKKAHLVHVFPDTSNGKKKR is encoded by the coding sequence ATGAGTGGCAGCACTAGGCATTCACGAATCCTCGCAATCGTTGAACCGATTGTGGAATCCATGAACCTCACCCTGTGGGGGCTCGAACTCGGAGCAGGCCCCAGACTCGTGGTGCGCATCTACGTGGAAGGCCCCGAAGGCGTGAACATAGACCAGTGTGCGGATATTTCCCGTCACACCGGTCTGGCTCTTGAGGTAGAGGATATAATTTCCGGTGCATATATATTGGAAGTCTCTTCTCCCGGCCTTGAGCGCCCCTTCTTCTCAGCTGCGCAGATGGCCGCCTATGTCGGCAGCCCCGTGGTTGTCGTGCTGCGTGAACCGCACGGCGAATTTTCCGGTCGGCGCAAATTCCCGGGCACCCTGCAGGGCGTAAACGGCGAAGACGTTACGCTCTCACTCCCCGAAGAAGAGGGTGTACTCACCGTACACTGGAACGATATCAAGAAAGCGCACCTGGTCCACGTGTTCCCGGACACGAGCAATGGCAAGAAGAAGCGCTAG
- a CDS encoding Rrf2 family transcriptional regulator, with amino-acid sequence MKLTTRSRYGTRMLLDIAMNQEDGPVSIKDIALRQEISLKYLEKLMRVLKKDGYIKSRLGAHGGYVLAKDPKDIPIGDVAHSLEKTAPCYDCDERQNCCPRMHVCLTRTIWEEGAKAMYNKLNTFTLADLIRDTSLCPKNQPDSVPPRA; translated from the coding sequence ATGAAGTTGACCACAAGAAGCCGCTACGGCACCAGAATGCTGCTCGACATAGCAATGAATCAGGAAGATGGCCCGGTTTCCATCAAGGATATTGCCTTGCGGCAGGAAATTTCCCTGAAGTATCTGGAAAAACTCATGCGCGTCCTCAAAAAGGACGGCTACATCAAGAGCCGTCTGGGTGCGCACGGGGGCTACGTGCTGGCCAAAGATCCCAAGGACATTCCCATAGGCGATGTGGCTCACTCGCTTGAGAAAACCGCCCCCTGCTACGACTGCGACGAACGACAGAACTGCTGTCCGCGCATGCACGTGTGTCTTACCCGTACCATATGGGAAGAAGGTGCAAAGGCCATGTACAACAAGCTGAACACCTTTACACTTGCAGATCTCATCCGCGACACATCCCTTTGTCCGAAAAACCAGCCCGACTCCGTTCCGCCCCGCGCATAA
- a CDS encoding response regulator: protein MALRIMVVDDDQNIVEYLVNILTAQGYEATGAVSREQAVRHAAAQPPDLITLDMEMPGEAGPLLYKDMVALNGMSQTPFILICGLPGLHHAIPNAVATVNKPFDPEKLIGIIRDTFPG, encoded by the coding sequence TGATGACCAGAACATCGTCGAATATCTCGTGAACATCCTGACGGCTCAAGGGTACGAAGCAACAGGAGCGGTCAGCCGCGAACAGGCCGTGCGCCACGCAGCGGCACAACCGCCCGACCTGATAACACTGGACATGGAAATGCCCGGAGAAGCAGGCCCCCTGCTTTATAAGGATATGGTGGCACTGAACGGCATGTCGCAGACTCCGTTCATTCTCATCTGCGGACTGCCCGGACTGCACCATGCCATTCCCAACGCGGTTGCAACCGTGAACAAGCCGTTCGACCCCGAGAAGCTCATCGGGATAATTCGCGATACTTTTCCCGGATAA